A genomic stretch from Lysobacter soyae includes:
- a CDS encoding class I fructose-bisphosphate aldolase: protein MSIEQLSEIARAMVAPGKGIIAIDESSSTCQKRFDGVGIECTEENRRAYRELLLTTPNVNEYLSGAILFDETLRQSTKDGVPFAKYMSDNGMIPGIKVDKGTHPLAGFPGEVITEGLDGLRARLEEYARLGAKFAKWRAVITISEDAPSGTCIEANCQALARYAALCQEAGIVPMVEPEVLMDGDHDIETCYEVTEVTLRTLFDALYQHNVALEGTILKASMVVPGKDCPDQASVEEVAEATLMCLKSTVPAILPGIVFLSGGQSDEAATAHLDAMNRMGPNPWPLSFSYGRAMQQAALKLWSQDMTGNWSKAQDTVYARARDNGLAAQGKWEG from the coding sequence ATGAGCATCGAACAGCTTTCCGAAATCGCACGTGCCATGGTGGCACCGGGCAAGGGCATTATCGCCATCGACGAATCCTCTTCCACTTGCCAAAAGCGTTTCGACGGCGTCGGCATCGAATGCACCGAAGAAAACCGTCGCGCCTACCGCGAACTGCTGTTGACCACGCCGAATGTCAATGAATACCTGTCCGGCGCGATCTTGTTCGACGAAACCCTGCGTCAATCGACCAAAGACGGCGTGCCGTTTGCCAAATACATGTCCGACAACGGCATGATCCCCGGCATCAAGGTGGACAAGGGGACGCACCCGCTCGCCGGTTTCCCGGGTGAAGTCATCACCGAAGGCCTCGACGGTCTTCGTGCACGTCTCGAAGAATATGCACGTCTGGGCGCCAAGTTCGCCAAGTGGCGCGCGGTCATCACCATATCGGAAGATGCACCGTCGGGCACCTGCATTGAAGCCAACTGCCAAGCATTGGCCCGCTATGCGGCCTTGTGCCAAGAAGCCGGCATTGTGCCGATGGTCGAGCCGGAAGTGCTGATGGACGGCGACCACGATATCGAAACCTGCTATGAAGTCACCGAAGTGACCCTGCGTACCTTGTTCGACGCCCTGTACCAACACAACGTCGCGCTGGAAGGCACCATCCTCAAGGCCTCGATGGTTGTGCCGGGCAAGGATTGTCCGGATCAAGCCAGTGTTGAAGAAGTGGCTGAAGCCACCTTGATGTGCTTGAAGTCGACCGTGCCGGCCATCTTGCCGGGCATCGTCTTCCTGTCCGGCGGTCAAAGCGACGAAGCAGCGACGGCACACCTGGACGCAATGAACCGCATGGGTCCGAATCCGTGGCCGCTGTCGTTCTCCTACGGTCGCGCTATGCAACAAGCGGCATTGAAGCTGTGGTCGCAAGACATGACCGGCAACTGGTCCAAGGCGCAAGACACCGTTTATGCGCGTGCGCGTGACAACGGCTTGGCCGCACAGGGGAAGTGGGAAGGCTGA